The uncultured Paludibaculum sp. sequence AGGCGACCACTACATTCTCGAACACAAGACCGCCGCGACCATCGACGCGGACTACCTGGAGAGGCTCTGGACGGATTTCCAGATCGCCATCTACTCCTTTTACGTCGAGCAGGCGCTCGCCATCCCGATCACCGGCGTCATCTACAACGTCCTCGGGAAGGCGCGGCTTCAGCAGAGCAAGGGCGAGACCGAGGAGGAATACCAGGCCCGGCGCGCCGAGCTCCTTGAGAAGTCGAAGACGGGGAAGACCACGGCCAAGCGCAAGCTGCCGGAGTCGGATGAAGAATTCCAGGAGCGGCTGGCCGCGAAGTACCTCGATCCGGAGATGTTCCACCGCGAGATGCTCTATCTCTCGCAGGACCGTTTCGATGTATTGCGGGCGGAGCTCTGGGAACTCACGCAGGCATTCCTCGATGCTCGTAGGCGGAAGGTCTTCTACCAGAACACCGCATTCTGCTTCCACCACAACCGGCCCTGCGCATACTTCCCCATCTGCCGCTCTAA is a genomic window containing:
- a CDS encoding PD-(D/E)XK nuclease family protein, which encodes MSSTLLTSTYSMWSAFRNCRKACEYRYQIGLVPREKDPNLSFGSLIHECLQIWHGTGDIAAVLNFIDRACAARVSDEGVRRDWHLARAMMTGYAVRYPREEFAVVALEKNFEGPIVNPDTGAASRSFILAGKVDGIVRIGGDHYILEHKTAATIDADYLERLWTDFQIAIYSFYVEQALAIPITGVIYNVLGKARLQQSKGETEEEYQARRAELLEKSKTGKTTAKRKLPESDEEFQERLAAKYLDPEMFHREMLYLSQDRFDVLRAELWELTQAFLDARRRKVFYQNTAFCFHHNRPCAYFPICRSNGNPNVIENFYTIAAPHEELRAPATDPVF